One genomic region from Actinocatenispora thailandica encodes:
- the panD gene encoding aspartate 1-decarboxylase has product MFRTMLRAKIHRATVTRADLHYVGSITVDADLMAAADLAPNELVHVVDINNGARLETYVIEGAAGSGEIGMNGAAARLIQPGDLIIIIAYGIVADGEKVEPRIVHVDAANRIVDPAVGG; this is encoded by the coding sequence ATGTTCCGGACGATGCTGCGAGCCAAGATCCATCGAGCCACCGTCACCCGGGCCGACCTGCACTACGTCGGCTCGATCACGGTGGACGCCGACCTGATGGCGGCGGCCGACCTGGCGCCCAACGAGCTGGTGCACGTGGTGGACATCAACAACGGTGCGCGGCTGGAAACGTACGTGATCGAGGGCGCCGCGGGTTCCGGCGAGATCGGCATGAACGGCGCCGCCGCCCGGCTGATCCAGCCCGGCGACCTGATCATCATCATCGCCTACGGCATCGTCGCCGACGGCGAGAAGGTCGAGCCGCGCATCGTGCACGTGGACGCCGCCAACCGGATCGTCGACCCGGCCGTGGGCGGCTGA
- a CDS encoding MbtH family protein, whose protein sequence is MADELHSVVHNDEGQYSTWPADRELPAGWHRSGFTGPRNDCLDHVEKVWTDLRPASLRAATEQAGNRD, encoded by the coding sequence ATGGCCGACGAGCTGCACAGCGTGGTGCACAACGACGAAGGTCAGTACTCGACCTGGCCGGCCGATCGCGAGCTGCCGGCCGGCTGGCACCGGTCCGGCTTCACCGGGCCGCGGAACGACTGCCTGGATCACGTCGAGAAGGTCTGGACCGACCTGCGGCCGGCCAGCCTGCGGGCGGCGACCGAGCAGGCCGGCAACCGTGACTGA
- a CDS encoding condensation domain-containing protein, producing the protein MTDPFVAAASYAQERVWLANQLDPESPVYHVIAPLPLPADADHAAVHTALRGLVDRHEPLRTALRLTTDGLVQEIAPTVPVDCPTMTIGPDEDTFTETVRALVARPMPIDTAPLWHATVLDRGTRAGCCC; encoded by the coding sequence GTGACTGATCCGTTCGTCGCGGCGGCGTCGTACGCGCAGGAGCGGGTCTGGCTGGCCAACCAGCTCGACCCCGAATCGCCCGTCTACCACGTCATCGCGCCGCTGCCGCTGCCCGCCGACGCCGACCACGCCGCCGTGCACACCGCGCTGCGCGGCCTGGTCGACCGGCACGAGCCGCTGCGCACCGCGCTGCGGCTGACCACCGACGGGCTGGTGCAGGAGATCGCGCCGACGGTGCCGGTCGACTGCCCGACGATGACCATCGGCCCCGACGAGGACACGTTCACCGAGACGGTGCGCGCCCTGGTCGCCCGGCCGATGCCGATCGACACCGCGCCGCTGTGGCACGCCACCGTGCTCGACCGCGGTACCCGGGCCGGCTGCTGCTGCTGA
- a CDS encoding non-ribosomal peptide synthetase produces MHHAVFDAGSLAVLRDDLTELLAAATAHRPAALPELAIQYADWAAWQRDQLTGGSKSVGYWLDRLAGLPTVHELPTDRPRPQHASFAGAEHRFELAESVTGRLADTARALSATEAMVLLAGYLALLTRLSGSTDIVVGLPVDGRDRPELAPLIGMFVNPVVIRVDTGGDPSFADLVGRVREAVLGAHEHADVPVQLLVDRLGLDRDPAVRPLYQLSFNHLPHSGLDASYGTARDDLLLELATSTGRIEYRTDLFDAATVTAFADRYQRLLAAGLAAPQQRIGALPLLTDREFAEATARPEPVAHPDGTLDELIGAQVRRTPDATAVAAETGELSYHRLWRRAGALAAELAEAGVGPGTPVAVCADRGPNLLTALLAVLRAGGHYLPVDPGYPADRIRFMLDDAAAPVLLADRARLGQLPATGARIRCLDDPIEPTDAAPDAASHQHPRGGAHRDPGAAAYLIYTSGSTGRPKGVLTSHRAIVNRLCWMQRRFRLGADDAVLQKTPISFDVSVWELFWPLLAGATVVFARPDGHRDPAYLAELVDRAGVTTAHFVPSMLGPFLDALPAGAGRTLRRIVTSGEELPVALARRCVGALPAELHNLYGPTEAAVDVTAWHCAPDALADPDLTTVPLGTPIDNVAVHVLDDRLRPVPPGTIGEICLGGAAPALGYLHRPAATAASFVPDPYGPPGARLYRTGDLGRWRPDGSVLEFRGRRDGQVKIRGQRVELGEVEAALRAAPGVRAAAADLRPDATGEPVLVGWVVGTPPDRAALRATLPDAAVPSVLSTVDRLPVSPSGKLDRSALPTPTGPSGTGEVRYRNTDEEAVAGIWAQVLGVATIGPDDDFFALGGHSLRAAAILARIRAVLGVEVTLGAMFAAPTVAGLARAVAAARAGAGAIAVPHTGEIGELPLSAGQQRLWFLHQLDPADPAYNVPIVRRLHGRLDVEALRRALDTVVARHAPLRTRFLDRDGQGRQHVAPAAPVDWEYVDLRDRPDPAEAAATAVADRLRRPFDLTAGPPLRPSLLTVADDEYLLCLVLHHIVADGWSMTVLLDELAAAYSGRPLPALPHHYGDHVGWQQEVLTGPDAEASLAHWRDSLADPPTLELPTDRPRPPVRGSAGGRVVRDLDPQLTERLAELAAAEQSTMFMLLLAAYQVLLGRHAGQDDVLVGAPIAGRDRIEFEPLIGYFTNTLVLRGDLRGDPAFVDVLRRTRSSTLAAYQHQHVPFETLTAELKLPRDTSRTPVFQAVFTFQNQGTSRAEFAGLTTTSYDEGDHPATCDLTLEAWREAGGGLHTRFTYAAELFDEATIERLAARFEVLLRAVAADPAANLSTVDLLAAGELDRLRDAEQGPALPPYELVPARVARIDPGRTAIRHAGRDVRYAELFEHADRLGARLVDAGVTPGSVVGVHLPPGPDAIAGMLACWRAGAGYLPLDPRYPAARLAYMVADSGVRQVIGAGGGWPGVTSIRPDEAGAGTLPAAGRPDDLAYVCYTSGSTGDPKAVGVPHRALAARVAWMTEHYRITGDDRIVQFASTSFDTHAEELWPGLASGATALVPDGPAAELPDYLRTGDGAGATVLDLPTSYWHELVGTDLVLDWPAGLRLLILGGDQVGTEALAAWRRRVGDRVRVLNTYGPTEATIIATAADLTGAELSHRLPIGRPVGDTRVSVRDGGGRRVPIGVAGELYLGGAGLARGYLGRPAATAAAFVPAPGGGRWYRTGDRVRWRADGQLEFLGRFDEQVKVRGHRVEPGEVEAALASRPGVAQAAVLVHRDPSDQPCLVGYVVGDADAAALRAELATVLPAHLLPAAIVPLDRFPLTANGKLDRAALPAPDAPAAGDATPPDGDAEELVAQVWAETLGRGPLAATDDFFDLGGHSLLATRAVARLSAAVDLPIPIRTLFGHPTVRGFAAELERLLLDDIDESTDAELADEPR; encoded by the coding sequence GTGCATCACGCAGTGTTCGACGCCGGCTCGCTTGCGGTGCTGCGCGACGACCTCACCGAGCTGCTCGCCGCGGCCACCGCCCACCGGCCGGCGGCGCTGCCCGAGCTGGCCATCCAGTACGCGGACTGGGCGGCGTGGCAGCGCGACCAGCTCACCGGCGGCTCGAAGTCCGTCGGTTACTGGCTCGACCGGCTCGCCGGTCTGCCCACCGTGCACGAGCTGCCCACCGACCGGCCCCGTCCGCAGCACGCGTCGTTCGCCGGTGCCGAACACCGGTTCGAGCTGGCGGAGAGCGTCACCGGCCGGCTCGCCGACACCGCCCGGGCACTGTCCGCGACCGAGGCGATGGTGCTGCTGGCCGGGTACCTCGCGCTGCTGACCCGGCTGTCCGGCAGCACCGACATCGTCGTCGGGCTGCCCGTCGACGGCCGCGACCGACCCGAACTCGCCCCGCTGATCGGAATGTTCGTCAACCCGGTGGTGATCCGGGTCGACACCGGCGGCGACCCCAGCTTCGCCGACCTCGTCGGCCGGGTCCGCGAGGCGGTGCTCGGCGCCCACGAACACGCCGACGTTCCGGTCCAGCTGCTGGTCGACCGGCTCGGCCTGGACCGCGACCCGGCGGTGCGCCCGCTCTACCAGCTGTCGTTCAACCACCTGCCGCACTCCGGCCTGGACGCCAGCTACGGCACCGCCCGCGACGACCTGCTGCTCGAACTCGCCACCTCCACCGGCCGGATCGAGTACCGCACCGACCTGTTCGACGCCGCCACCGTCACCGCGTTCGCCGACCGCTACCAGCGGCTGCTCGCCGCCGGGCTGGCCGCGCCGCAGCAGCGCATCGGCGCGTTGCCGCTGCTCACCGACCGGGAGTTCGCCGAAGCCACCGCCCGCCCCGAGCCGGTGGCCCACCCCGACGGCACCCTCGACGAGCTGATCGGCGCGCAGGTGCGGCGCACCCCCGACGCGACCGCGGTGGCCGCCGAGACCGGCGAGCTGAGCTACCACCGGTTGTGGCGGCGGGCCGGCGCGCTCGCCGCCGAACTCGCCGAGGCCGGCGTCGGGCCGGGCACCCCGGTCGCGGTCTGCGCCGACCGCGGACCGAACCTGCTCACCGCGCTGCTCGCGGTGCTGCGCGCCGGCGGGCACTACCTGCCGGTCGACCCCGGATACCCGGCCGACCGGATCCGGTTCATGCTCGACGACGCCGCGGCGCCGGTGCTGCTCGCCGACCGAGCCCGGCTCGGCCAGCTGCCGGCCACCGGCGCCCGGATCCGCTGCCTGGACGACCCGATCGAGCCGACCGACGCCGCCCCGGACGCCGCGTCCCACCAGCACCCGCGCGGCGGAGCGCACCGCGACCCGGGCGCCGCCGCGTACCTGATCTACACGTCCGGCTCGACCGGCCGCCCCAAGGGCGTGCTGACCAGCCACCGCGCCATCGTCAACCGGCTCTGCTGGATGCAGCGCCGGTTCCGGCTGGGCGCCGACGACGCCGTGCTGCAGAAGACGCCGATCAGCTTCGACGTGTCGGTGTGGGAGCTGTTCTGGCCGCTGCTGGCCGGCGCGACCGTGGTCTTCGCCCGGCCCGACGGACACCGCGACCCGGCGTACCTGGCCGAGCTGGTCGACCGGGCCGGCGTGACCACCGCACACTTCGTCCCGTCGATGCTCGGGCCGTTCCTGGACGCGCTGCCGGCCGGCGCCGGCCGCACCCTGCGCCGCATCGTCACCAGCGGCGAGGAGCTGCCGGTGGCGCTGGCGCGGCGCTGCGTGGGCGCCCTGCCCGCCGAGCTGCACAACCTTTACGGACCGACCGAGGCCGCGGTCGACGTCACCGCCTGGCACTGCGCGCCCGACGCGCTGGCCGACCCCGACCTGACCACGGTGCCGCTGGGCACGCCGATCGACAACGTCGCCGTCCACGTGCTCGACGACCGGCTCCGGCCGGTACCGCCGGGCACCATCGGCGAGATCTGCCTCGGCGGCGCCGCACCCGCTCTCGGCTACCTGCACCGCCCGGCGGCGACCGCGGCCAGCTTCGTGCCCGACCCGTACGGGCCGCCCGGCGCCCGGCTGTACCGCACCGGCGATCTCGGCCGCTGGCGGCCGGACGGCAGCGTGCTGGAGTTCCGCGGCCGGCGGGACGGGCAGGTCAAGATCCGCGGCCAGCGCGTCGAACTCGGCGAGGTCGAGGCCGCGCTGCGGGCCGCACCCGGGGTCCGGGCCGCCGCCGCCGACCTGCGCCCGGACGCCACCGGCGAGCCGGTCCTGGTCGGCTGGGTGGTCGGCACCCCGCCGGACCGCGCCGCGCTGCGCGCGACGCTGCCGGACGCCGCGGTGCCGTCGGTGCTGAGCACCGTGGACCGGCTGCCGGTCTCGCCCAGCGGCAAGCTCGACCGGTCCGCGCTGCCCACCCCCACCGGCCCGTCGGGCACCGGCGAGGTGCGCTACCGCAACACCGACGAGGAGGCGGTCGCCGGCATCTGGGCGCAGGTGCTCGGGGTTGCCACGATCGGCCCGGACGACGACTTCTTCGCGCTCGGCGGCCACTCGCTGCGCGCCGCCGCGATCCTGGCCCGGATCCGCGCCGTGCTGGGCGTCGAGGTGACGCTCGGCGCCATGTTCGCCGCACCGACCGTCGCCGGGCTGGCCCGCGCGGTGGCCGCCGCCCGCGCCGGCGCGGGCGCGATCGCGGTGCCGCACACCGGCGAGATCGGCGAGCTGCCGCTGTCCGCCGGGCAGCAGCGGCTGTGGTTCCTGCACCAGCTCGATCCGGCCGATCCCGCCTACAACGTGCCGATCGTGCGCCGGCTGCACGGCCGGCTCGACGTCGAGGCGCTGCGCCGCGCGCTGGACACCGTGGTGGCCCGGCACGCGCCGCTGCGCACCCGCTTCCTGGACCGCGACGGGCAGGGCCGGCAACACGTTGCGCCGGCCGCGCCGGTCGACTGGGAATACGTGGACTTGCGGGACCGGCCCGATCCGGCCGAGGCGGCGGCGACCGCGGTCGCCGACCGGCTGCGCCGGCCGTTCGACCTGACCGCCGGCCCGCCGCTGCGGCCCAGCCTGCTCACCGTCGCCGACGACGAGTACCTGCTGTGCCTGGTGCTGCACCACATCGTCGCCGACGGCTGGTCGATGACCGTACTGCTGGACGAACTGGCCGCCGCCTACTCCGGCCGCCCGCTGCCGGCGCTGCCGCACCACTACGGCGACCACGTCGGGTGGCAGCAGGAGGTGCTGACCGGCCCGGACGCCGAGGCGTCGCTGGCGCACTGGCGCGACTCGCTGGCCGACCCGCCGACCCTGGAGCTGCCGACCGACCGGCCCCGCCCGCCGGTCCGCGGCTCGGCCGGCGGGCGGGTGGTCCGCGACCTCGACCCGCAGCTGACCGAGCGGCTCGCCGAGCTGGCCGCCGCCGAGCAGAGCACGATGTTCATGCTGCTGCTCGCCGCCTACCAGGTGCTGCTCGGCCGGCACGCCGGCCAGGACGACGTGCTGGTCGGGGCGCCGATCGCGGGCCGGGACCGGATCGAGTTCGAGCCGCTGATCGGTTACTTCACCAACACCCTGGTGCTGCGCGGCGACCTGCGCGGCGATCCGGCCTTCGTCGACGTGCTGCGCCGCACCCGGAGCAGCACGCTGGCCGCCTACCAGCACCAGCACGTGCCGTTCGAGACGCTGACCGCCGAGCTGAAGCTGCCCCGCGACACCAGCCGCACGCCGGTGTTCCAGGCGGTGTTCACCTTCCAGAACCAGGGCACCTCGCGGGCCGAGTTCGCCGGGCTGACCACCACCTCGTACGACGAGGGCGACCATCCGGCCACCTGCGACCTGACCCTGGAGGCGTGGCGGGAGGCCGGGGGCGGGCTGCACACCCGGTTCACCTACGCCGCGGAGCTGTTCGACGAGGCGACCATAGAGCGGCTGGCCGCCCGGTTCGAGGTGCTGTTGCGCGCCGTGGCCGCCGACCCGGCGGCCAACCTGTCCACTGTGGACCTGCTGGCGGCCGGGGAGCTCGACCGGCTGCGCGACGCCGAGCAGGGCCCGGCCCTGCCACCGTACGAGCTGGTGCCGGCGCGGGTGGCCCGGATCGACCCGGGCCGGACCGCGATCCGGCACGCCGGCCGCGACGTGCGCTACGCCGAGCTGTTCGAGCACGCCGACCGGCTCGGGGCCCGGCTCGTCGACGCCGGGGTGACACCCGGTTCCGTGGTCGGCGTGCACCTGCCGCCCGGCCCGGACGCGATCGCCGGCATGCTCGCCTGCTGGCGGGCCGGCGCCGGCTACCTGCCGCTGGACCCGCGCTACCCCGCCGCCCGACTGGCGTACATGGTCGCCGACAGCGGTGTGCGGCAGGTGATCGGCGCCGGCGGCGGCTGGCCCGGCGTCACCTCGATCCGGCCCGACGAAGCCGGTGCCGGCACGCTGCCGGCCGCCGGCCGGCCGGACGACCTCGCCTACGTCTGCTACACCTCCGGCTCCACCGGCGACCCGAAGGCGGTCGGCGTGCCGCACCGGGCCCTGGCCGCCCGCGTCGCCTGGATGACCGAGCACTACCGGATCACCGGCGACGACCGCATCGTCCAGTTCGCCTCGACCAGCTTCGACACCCACGCCGAGGAACTGTGGCCGGGCCTGGCCAGCGGCGCCACCGCGCTGGTACCGGACGGCCCCGCCGCCGAACTGCCCGACTACCTGCGCACCGGCGACGGAGCCGGCGCGACCGTGCTCGACCTGCCCACCTCGTACTGGCACGAGCTGGTCGGCACCGACCTGGTCCTGGACTGGCCGGCCGGGCTGCGGCTGCTGATCCTCGGCGGCGACCAGGTCGGCACCGAGGCGCTGGCCGCCTGGCGGCGCCGGGTGGGTGACCGCGTCCGGGTGCTCAACACGTACGGGCCGACCGAGGCGACGATCATCGCCACGGCCGCCGACCTGACCGGCGCCGAGCTGTCGCACCGGCTGCCGATCGGCCGGCCGGTCGGCGACACCCGGGTCAGCGTGCGGGACGGGGGCGGCCGGCGGGTGCCGATCGGTGTAGCCGGCGAGCTGTACCTCGGCGGCGCCGGGCTCGCCCGCGGCTACCTCGGCCGCCCGGCCGCCACCGCCGCGGCCTTCGTGCCAGCGCCGGGCGGGGGCCGCTGGTACCGCACCGGCGACCGGGTGCGCTGGCGCGCCGACGGCCAGCTGGAGTTCCTCGGCCGGTTCGACGAGCAGGTCAAGGTGCGCGGCCACCGGGTCGAGCCGGGCGAGGTCGAGGCGGCGCTGGCCTCCCGGCCGGGCGTCGCGCAGGCCGCGGTGCTGGTCCACCGCGACCCGAGCGACCAGCCCTGTCTGGTCGGCTACGTCGTCGGTGACGCCGACGCCGCGGCGCTGCGGGCCGAGCTGGCCACCGTGCTGCCGGCCCACCTGCTGCCCGCCGCGATCGTCCCGCTGGATCGTTTTCCGTTGACCGCCAACGGAAAGCTCGACCGCGCCGCGCTGCCGGCACCGGACGCGCCGGCCGCCGGCGACGCGACACCGCCGGACGGCGACGCCGAGGAGCTGGTCGCCCAGGTCTGGGCCGAGACGCTCGGCCGCGGCCCGCTCGCCGCCACCGACGACTTCTTCGACCTCGGCGGCCACTCGCTGCTCGCCACCCGCGCGGTGGCCCGGCTCAGCGCCGCGGTCGACCTGCCGATCCCGATCCGGACCCTGTTCGGGCATCCGACGGTGCGCGGCTTCGCCGCCGAGCTGGAACGGCTGCTGCTGGACGACATCGACGAGTCGACCGACGCCGAACTCGCCGACGAGCCACGATGA